One Callospermophilus lateralis isolate mCalLat2 chromosome 6, mCalLat2.hap1, whole genome shotgun sequence genomic region harbors:
- the Pkib gene encoding cAMP-dependent protein kinase inhibitor beta yields MRTESSKMTDVESVVTNFASSARTGRRNALPDIQSSAATGGTSDLPLKLEALSMKEDEKKKDEETTKDQLENPPNEEK; encoded by the exons ATGAGGACAGAGTCATCAAAAATGACTGATGTGGAGTCTGTGGTCACCAATTTCGCATCTTCAGCGAGGACAGGCCGCCGCAATGCCTTACCAGACATCCAGAGTTCAGCTGCCACTGGCGGAACTTCTGATTTGCCCCTCAAACTGGAGGCCCTTTCCATGAAAGAAG atgaaaaaaagaaagatgaagaAACAACCAAAGATCAATTGGAAAATCCCccaaatgaagaaaaatga